Proteins encoded in a region of the Carassius gibelio isolate Cgi1373 ecotype wild population from Czech Republic chromosome B5, carGib1.2-hapl.c, whole genome shotgun sequence genome:
- the cnot6l gene encoding CCR4-NOT transcription complex subunit 6-like isoform X1: MPKEKYDPPDPRRLYTIMSAEEAASGKKSHWTELEISGRVRSLSSSLWTLTHLTALHINNNNLSRLPPEIAKLPHLVYLNLSSNKLRSLPAELGNMVTLRELLLNNNCLRVLPYELGRLFQLQTLGLKGNPLSQDILNLYQEPDGTRKLLNYMLDNLAVHPEQLPQRPWITLRERDQMMPTAVFTVMCYNVLCDKYATRQLYGYCPSWALNWEYRKKGIMEEITNCDADIISLQEVETEQYYTFFLETLKERGYDGYFCPKSRAKLMSEQERKHVDGCAVFFKTDKFALVQKHTVEFNQVAMANSEGSEVMLNRVMTKDNIGVAVLLEVKKDLFASGLKQPSEKQLLLVANAHMHWDPEYSDVKLIQTMMFLSELKSIAERASGSINSASPTSDTSSIPIVLCADLNSLPDSGVVEYLSNGGVAENHKDFKELRYSDCITNFSCNSKNGKPDGSITHSFLLKSAYEGNLMPYTNYTYDFKGVIDYIFFSKTHMRVLGVLGPLETQWLKDNNITGCPHPHIPSDHFSLLAQLEYQPPLPPINGLHLPVHSSTACESKTLTE; this comes from the exons ATGCCAAAGGAAAAATATGATCCTCCAGACCCACGCAGATTATATACCATCATGTCAGCCGAGGAAGCAGCCAGTGGGAAGAAGTCACACTGGACCGAGTTGGAGATTTCTG GGCGGGTCAGAAGTCTAAGCAGCTCACTATGGACGCTGACCCATCTGACTGCTCtccacatcaacaacaacaacctgaGCCGGCTTCCTCCTGAAATCGCAAAGCTACCCCATCTCGTCTACCTaaacctgtcctccaacaaacTGCGCAGCCTGCCAGCAGAACTCGGCAACATGGTGACTCTCAG ggaattGCTTTTGAACAACAATTGTTTACGAGTTTTGCCTTATGAACTTGGTCGGTTGTTCCAGTTGCAAACCCTTGGACTCAAAG GTAATCCATTGTCCCAAGATATACTCAACCTGTATCAGGAGCCTGATGGAACAAGGAAATTGTTAAATTACATGCTTGACAATCTTGCAG TCCACCCAGAACAACTCCCCCAAAGACCTTGGATCACTTTGAGGGAGCGAGACCAAATGATGCCCACAG CTGTGTTCACAGTAATGTGCTACAACGTACTGTGCGACAAGTATGCAACAAGACAGTTGTATGGCTACTGTCCCTCATGGGCCCTTAACTGGGAGTACAGGAAGAAGGGCATCATGGAGGAGATCACTAACTGTGATGCTGACATCATTAGCCTGCAG GAGGTGGAAACAGAGCAGTACTACACTTTCTTTCTGGAAACACTGAAAGAGCGTGGATATGATGGCTATTTCTGTCCAAAGTCTCGTGCCAAACTCATGTCAGAACAGGAGCGGAAACATGTGGATGGCTGTGCTGTGTTCTTTAAGACCGACAA aTTTGCTCTGGTGCAGAAACACACAGTGGAGTTCAATCAGGTTGCCATGGCAAACTCAGAGGGTTCAGAGGTTATGCTAAACAGAGTCATGACCAAAGATAACATCGGAGTAGCTGTCCTGTTGGAAGTGAAGAAAGACTTGTTTGCTAGTG GTTTAAAGCAGCCTTCAGAGAAACAGCTCCTGCTGGTAGCTAATGCCCACATGCACTGGGATCCGGAGTACTCCGATGTGAAGCTCATCCAGACAATGATGTTCCTGTCTGAGCTAAAGAGCATCGCTGAGAGGGCATCGGGATCCATCAACTCTGCATCACCCACGTCAGACACCAGCTCCATCCCGATCGTCCTGTGCGCTGACCTCAACTCACTCCCAGACTCTG GTGTGGTGGAGTACCTGAGTAACGGTGGAGTTGCAGAAAATCACAAAGACTTTAAGGAACTGCGTTACAGCGATTGTATAACCAACTTCAGTTGCAACAGTAAAAATGGCAAGCCTGATGGCAGCATCACGCACAGTTTCCTGCTGAAGAGTGCCTATGAGGGGAATCTCATGCCCTACACCAACTACACTTATGACTTCAAG GGTGTGATTGACTACATTTTCTTCTCTAAGACACACATGCGTGTTCTGGGCGTTCTGGGTCCACTGGAGACTCAGTGGCTGAAGGACAACAACATTACGGGCTGCCCCCACCCACACATCCCTTCTGACCACTTTTCCCTCCTGGCTCAGCTGGAGTACCAACCGCCCTTACCCCCCATCAACGGGTTGCATCTGCCTGTCCACAG CAGTACTGCCTGTGAAAGCAAGACGCTTACAGAGTGA
- the cnot6l gene encoding CCR4-NOT transcription complex subunit 6-like isoform X2, whose protein sequence is MPKEKYDPPDPRRLYTIMSAEEAASGKKSHWTELEISGRVRSLSSSLWTLTHLTALHINNNNLSRLPPEIAKLPHLVYLNLSSNKLRSLPAELGNMVTLRELLLNNNCLRVLPYELGRLFQLQTLGLKGNPLSQDILNLYQEPDGTRKLLNYMLDNLAVHPEQLPQRPWITLRERDQMMPTAVFTVMCYNVLCDKYATRQLYGYCPSWALNWEYRKKGIMEEITNCDADIISLQEVETEQYYTFFLETLKERGYDGYFCPKSRAKLMSEQERKHVDGCAVFFKTDKFALVQKHTVEFNQVAMANSEGSEVMLNRVMTKDNIGVAVLLEVKKDLFASGLKQPSEKQLLLVANAHMHWDPEYSDVKLIQTMMFLSELKSIAERASGSINSASPTSDTSSIPIVLCADLNSLPDSGVVEYLSNGGVAENHKDFKELRYSDCITNFSCNSKNGKPDGSITHSFLLKSAYEGNLMPYTNYTYDFKGVIDYIFFSKTHMRVLGVLGPLETQWLKDNNITGCPHPHIPSDHFSLLAQLEYQPPLPPINGLHLPVHSTACESKTLTE, encoded by the exons ATGCCAAAGGAAAAATATGATCCTCCAGACCCACGCAGATTATATACCATCATGTCAGCCGAGGAAGCAGCCAGTGGGAAGAAGTCACACTGGACCGAGTTGGAGATTTCTG GGCGGGTCAGAAGTCTAAGCAGCTCACTATGGACGCTGACCCATCTGACTGCTCtccacatcaacaacaacaacctgaGCCGGCTTCCTCCTGAAATCGCAAAGCTACCCCATCTCGTCTACCTaaacctgtcctccaacaaacTGCGCAGCCTGCCAGCAGAACTCGGCAACATGGTGACTCTCAG ggaattGCTTTTGAACAACAATTGTTTACGAGTTTTGCCTTATGAACTTGGTCGGTTGTTCCAGTTGCAAACCCTTGGACTCAAAG GTAATCCATTGTCCCAAGATATACTCAACCTGTATCAGGAGCCTGATGGAACAAGGAAATTGTTAAATTACATGCTTGACAATCTTGCAG TCCACCCAGAACAACTCCCCCAAAGACCTTGGATCACTTTGAGGGAGCGAGACCAAATGATGCCCACAG CTGTGTTCACAGTAATGTGCTACAACGTACTGTGCGACAAGTATGCAACAAGACAGTTGTATGGCTACTGTCCCTCATGGGCCCTTAACTGGGAGTACAGGAAGAAGGGCATCATGGAGGAGATCACTAACTGTGATGCTGACATCATTAGCCTGCAG GAGGTGGAAACAGAGCAGTACTACACTTTCTTTCTGGAAACACTGAAAGAGCGTGGATATGATGGCTATTTCTGTCCAAAGTCTCGTGCCAAACTCATGTCAGAACAGGAGCGGAAACATGTGGATGGCTGTGCTGTGTTCTTTAAGACCGACAA aTTTGCTCTGGTGCAGAAACACACAGTGGAGTTCAATCAGGTTGCCATGGCAAACTCAGAGGGTTCAGAGGTTATGCTAAACAGAGTCATGACCAAAGATAACATCGGAGTAGCTGTCCTGTTGGAAGTGAAGAAAGACTTGTTTGCTAGTG GTTTAAAGCAGCCTTCAGAGAAACAGCTCCTGCTGGTAGCTAATGCCCACATGCACTGGGATCCGGAGTACTCCGATGTGAAGCTCATCCAGACAATGATGTTCCTGTCTGAGCTAAAGAGCATCGCTGAGAGGGCATCGGGATCCATCAACTCTGCATCACCCACGTCAGACACCAGCTCCATCCCGATCGTCCTGTGCGCTGACCTCAACTCACTCCCAGACTCTG GTGTGGTGGAGTACCTGAGTAACGGTGGAGTTGCAGAAAATCACAAAGACTTTAAGGAACTGCGTTACAGCGATTGTATAACCAACTTCAGTTGCAACAGTAAAAATGGCAAGCCTGATGGCAGCATCACGCACAGTTTCCTGCTGAAGAGTGCCTATGAGGGGAATCTCATGCCCTACACCAACTACACTTATGACTTCAAG GGTGTGATTGACTACATTTTCTTCTCTAAGACACACATGCGTGTTCTGGGCGTTCTGGGTCCACTGGAGACTCAGTGGCTGAAGGACAACAACATTACGGGCTGCCCCCACCCACACATCCCTTCTGACCACTTTTCCCTCCTGGCTCAGCTGGAGTACCAACCGCCCTTACCCCCCATCAACGGGTTGCATCTGCCTGTCCACAG TACTGCCTGTGAAAGCAAGACGCTTACAGAGTGA
- the LOC127957638 gene encoding C-X-C motif chemokine 2: MSMLSFVLLAATAVCCFTTINALPMEGFGSNKCQCVTTTSNKISTRLFQRIEIVPPGAHCRKTEILITKKDNQTVCINPDAQWINNVISKVMRSRRAAKETAVPTAA, translated from the exons ATGTCAATGCTCTCTTTCGTTCTGCTGGCAGCTACTGCAGTGTGCTGCTTCACAACCATCAATG CATTGCCAATGGAAGGCTTTGGTTCCAACAAGTGTCAGTGTGTGACCACCACCTCAAACAAAATCTCAACTCGGTTGTTCCAGAGGATTGAGATCGTGCCTCCGGGAGCACACTGTCGCAAAACCGAGATCTT GATTAccaaaaaggacaaccaaacagtTTGCATAAACCCTGACGCACAATGGATCAACAATGTCATCTCAAAAGTAATGAGGAG TAGAAGAGCAGCAAAGGAAACTGCTGTGCCCACTGCAGCATAA
- the mrpl1 gene encoding 39S ribosomal protein L1, mitochondrial, producing the protein MAAPSRSALRVFPRCQSLFFTCRAPSVSCSSLVAYRQQQPVRSYAAASTKQKEKKDETVQEKVVKERKKVDDTNRHKPFGLTAWAPVDDVYMVRYYPKPVYETSVAIEMLKNFQKLDFSPENQPVYINLRLDMKLEKKKKVDPFVSTIHLPHSFKSDINKIVVFTENPDQARIAIENGAAVAGGAELVEKILADEITADFYLAEPDIIQKLLPLKNKLRKKFPKSKRGSVGMNIPKMLALFKSGHEYMVEDIYVNTQVATLDMPKEYILENIHAIVKDVASHKPAEFGPLIERAIVCSRSSEGLHIKIEEFLPQEEKKA; encoded by the exons ATGGCTGCCCCCTCGAGGAGTGCTTTAAGAG TTTTTCCCAGATGTCAGAGTCTGTTCTTCACATGCAGAGCTCCTTCTGTCTCGTGCAGCTCTCTGGTTGCATACAGGCAGCAGCAGCCTGTCAGATCCTATGCTGCTGCCAGCACCAA gcagaaagagaagaaagacgAGACCGTTCAAGAGAAGGtggtgaaagagagaaaaaaggttGATGACACAAACAGACATAAACCCTTTGGACTCACAGCCTGGGCTCCAGTAGATGATGTGTACATGGTGAGGTACTATCCCAAACCTGTGTACGAGACATCCGTGGCCATTGAAATGCTGAAGAACTTCCAGAAGCTGGATTTCAGTCCTGAGAACCAGCCTGTGTACATTAACCTACGTCTAGACATGAAGCTGGAGAAAAAG aaaAAAGTGGATCCGTTTGTTAGCACAATTCATTTACCACATTCCTTCAAGTCGGATATCAACAAAATAGTGGTTTTCACTGAG AATCCCGATCAAGCCAGGATAGCGATTGAGAATGGAGCAGCAGTTGCAGGTGGAGCAGAACTGGTTGAGAAG ATTTTAGCTGATGAGATCACAGCAGATTTTTACTTGGCTGAGCCAGACATTATTCAAAAGCTGCTCCCATTGAAGAACAAGCTGAGGAAGAAGTTTCCCAAGAGCAAGAGAG GATCAGTTGGAATGAATATTCCCAAAATGCTTGCATTATTCAAGAGTGGCCATGAATACATGGTTGAGGACATCTATGTTAACACACAAGTTGCAACA ctgGACATGCCAAAGGAGTATATTCTGGAAAACATTCATGCCATTGTAAAAGATGTGGCAAGCCATAAGCCAGCAGAATTTG GTCCTCTTATTGAGCGAGCAATTGTCTGCAGCAGGTCAAGTGAGGGTTTGCACATTAAAATCGAAGAATTCTTACCACAGGAAGAGAAAAAGGCATGA